The DNA sequence TTGATTGTTTCTCAAAACTACCGCTTAATTCTTTTTCCCCTTTTGAATTTATATTATAAAAATTAGCATTTTCCAAAATCATATCACTTTTTTTCCATTTTGCCTTTTTAGATATTATTACTTCTGGAAATGGTGTATCTGATTCTTTTTTAAATACTATTAAATTTTCTGCTTCACTCACTTCATTGTCCATTTTATTTATATATATATTATAATCTCCAATTCCTTCTACAAAAACTTTTTCTTCTATTTTTACTGCAGGTTTTCTATATGCTATTTTTTTGCTTAACATTCCAAATTTTGTATATGACTCGGGAACAACTTCTTCTTCCAAAAAAAATACAAAACCCATTGTTAATACCCCTAATATTAATGCAGGTCTTAAAAATCTAGTCATACTTATACCAATTGATTCTAATGCTACAATTTCACTATTTCCAGATAGTTTCCCATAAGATATCATTACACCTAACAATAACCCCATTGGAATAGTTTGCACTAATACTGGTGGGAAATAATAAGAGATCAAGGATAACACATCTTTTACAGGTACATTTTTTACTATTATATTCTCCATCATCTCTACTAATGCATCTATTAAAAATATAAATGTAAATAAACTTATACCAAAAATTACAGGTGCTCCCATCTCTTCGTAAAAATATCTATCTATTATTTTCATTTTACTTCACCTTTCAAAGCTTTTTGCAATATGTCAT is a window from the Haliovirga abyssi genome containing:
- a CDS encoding LptF/LptG family permease yields the protein MKIIDRYFYEEMGAPVIFGISLFTFIFLIDALVEMMENIIVKNVPVKDVLSLISYYFPPVLVQTIPMGLLLGVMISYGKLSGNSEIVALESIGISMTRFLRPALILGVLTMGFVFFLEEEVVPESYTKFGMLSKKIAYRKPAVKIEEKVFVEGIGDYNIYINKMDNEVSEAENLIVFKKESDTPFPEVIISKKAKWKKSDMILENANFYNINSKGEKELSGSFEKQSIPINTFFGNFSINKKRKSMMSITELREAIIKRRKKKINSLSYEIEYQQKLAIPISALILSFLGVLLSVKNNRNGKGVSFGISLVIIFFYIMGINFGRLLIYNKVLSPIVGMWYPNLLLLLLSLILFYKQTRSR